The following is a genomic window from Dama dama isolate Ldn47 chromosome 4, ASM3311817v1, whole genome shotgun sequence.
CCTGCAGCGTGTCCACACATGGAGAACAAAGGCAGTCCCTGCCCGATGACACGGACGTGTGGCCTGGTGAGCACAAGGAGCAGGCCAGGAGGGGACAGAGCCTTCTTGCCCAGGATGACTGCAGGCCTGGCACGAGGCCCACTCTGACTCACCTGGCCGGCAGGGATGTGTCCAGGCCACCAGGCGATTGCAGGCTCCCGCATCCCACCTTCAAACGTGGTCTGCTTCCCACACAGGAAGGGCCCATTGCTGCCACCTTGGGAGACAGCTGCCCATCAGCCCATGTGCCTGAGTCCCCAGGGCCACACACACCCTTCCAGGCACTTGACCTTGGGATGTGACTGTGTCCACCTGATTCCCTGCCCGGCCCTTCAGAGGTAACACAGCTGAAGCACCAAGGTCACCTTGGAGACAAAGGACCAGCCCTGGGGTTCAGGCCTCAAGTTCAAGGTCAGAATGCCTGGAGATGGCTGTGACCTAGAGCTGTGGTTGTAAGGTGGTACCCCTGTGGACAGCGACCATGGATGCACAGAGCATGTAGACTGTTGGTGAGACGTGAAATGTGAGACAGTCAGACCCCCAAGCCTGGCAGGTGCTGGATCCTTAAATGCCAGTGTGCACAAGCAGCTCCTGTGCACTGGGCTCTAAGGGGTGCAGACCCCATGTTTCTGACATGCCCCACTCTGAGCAGGCGGTCCTTGAACCTCTGGGCAGAGGGCAGTCAGCCCAGTCCTGGCTAACACTGCCCATGACAAAGGGAGGCTCCTGCCCCCTGGGGACCCCGGGGATGGGGAGATGAGCACAGCAGTGCAGCCTCTTCCAGCAGCGACCCCGTGGCTCATCCCTTCCCTGCAGCCCAAAGCCCCCTCACTGTTTGGCACAGGGCCAGCAAGGGTCACTGGCCAGTGGCTGATGAAGGCCATTCCTCCAGCTGCGGGTGGGTACACGGTTGTCACCGTATTGTCCTCCTCCCGCAGCTCCTTCTCGGCCAGTTGCTCTGGTGCCATCCCTGAAGATCCCCAGGCCCCTCTCTGCCCAGGACTCACAGCTGCAGGGTCTCCCAGGGCCTCCCTATGCAGGCCCAGCCCTGGAGGGTTTCCTGCTGTCTGGGACCTTCCTTACAGAGCTGAATGACTCAGGTCCTCCTGGGGCctccagcattttttaaaaaaaaggacagagagaCACGTCACCACAGGGGTGTGAAACCCTTATGGGACTGTGAAAAACCAGGTGTAACAACCTCCCTCCACGATGTGGAAAAGCCTCAGACCTGAGCGGCCTGGAAGCCAGGCGTCTGAGCAGGCCTGCAGtgggccaggggctgaggggcccCAAGTGTACCCCGTCTGCTGGGGCACCTGCCTTGTCTGGGTGCAGAAATGAGGGCAGCACCATTGTCAGATGTGAAGAAAACAAAGGTGTTCTCTGCGATGCCCAGGTCCCGGAGGAGATGCAGGATTCTCCCGACACTGTCGTCCAACTCACGGACGGCATCCCCGTACCTGCGGGAAGGATGGGGCGGTCAGTGGGGGCTAGCGGCATCGGGACCCGAGGGCGGTCGGAGCCTAACCTCAGGGCTGGAGGGGAAGGGGCACACGGGTCAGTCTCAGGTGGAATCGGGGTAGCGCCGAGCCCTCCATCCACCCCCTGGAAGAGGCACAGATGCTTCACCATCCACAGCTGATGGTCACTTGTGACAGTGACTCTGCCCAGCAGGTGATCAGACACAGCTAACCCTCCCCGCTCCCACCCTGGGGGTCCAGGTCTCTGGGGCCAAGGGCTCACCGCCCTCGCTGGCTGGTGCCCAGGAAAGGCTTGGAGGCATAAACTGGCGCATGTGTAGCATCGACAGCCCAGTAGAGAAAGAAGGGGCGGTGGGCTGCCTGCTGCCTCTGAATGAACTCCAGCGCCTCCTGAGGAGAAGGACGATGGTCATCCCCACCCGAGACCACCCCGCTCCCTGGCCCGGAGCCCACCCAGCCCTGTCGTCCCTGCCCgagaccacccccctccccagcccagagcCCACCCAGCCCCGTCATCCCGCCCAAGACCACCCCCTCCTGGGCCCAGAGCCCGCGCAGCACTGGCGGCCGTCACCTGCAGATAGATCTGGGTGAGGTTGGCTTCTCCAGTCTTCAGGTTAATTGGAAATTCTTCATAAAATCTGAAAACAGTACAGACCCAGACAGAGATCAGCCTTCAgtgcagggaagccccatccctgATCTGGAGGAAGTCAGAGCCTGGAAGGTCCCAGATCCTGGGGTACCAGGTCGGGGTGGGGCTGAGGCTGCACCCCTGCCTGGCAGACAGGCAGGACTAAGAGAGGAAGGGGTGGGTCCCCGGGGCTGTGGCGGGCGCAGGGCCTCTCTCTGGGGTGCAGGGGGGCGGTGCTGGGTGAGCTGCCCAGCTGTGTGGTGCACTGACGTGTACTGAGCTCCAACAAgatacaaataataaaaaggaacaaagaaagggAAGTTAACCCAAACCCCGCCCCGCAGCCGCCTGATGGTCAGAACAGGTGGTCCTGCAGCTGATGGCCCCTGGACAGTGGCTTGGAACAAGGCTGACCATCTGGAATGCAGCCCCCTGGCCGCTTCAGGGGTTGGGCCTGAACCCTAGAAGCCGAGTAAAGCATCTGGAGCTCCCAGCACATTTCCTGAGACAGTCAGAAGCCCCTGAGGTGGCGCGCTTATCAGTCAAGGCTCACAGGACAAGTCTGTGCGTGTGGAGGAGCTGGTGGAGCGGAGACCAGGGCTCGATACCTGCCAACCATCTCCTGATCCCGGTACACAGGGATGTTGGGCCTCGTCTTGTCATCGTAAGGTCCAAAGTGACAGTTGGGGGATCCAAACCACTCGTCGAATCCGTGCTTCAGGGGGTGGAACTGAGGCCGGTGGCCCAGGTGCCTGGAGACAGTAACCCAGGGCACTTCAGGGAGCTCCACAGTGCAACCATCCTGGCCTTCGGAGAACAGCTCAGCAGACAAGGTCCAGCCAGCCCAGGGCGAACTGAGTCTGGCGTCCTGAGGCCGCAGCCCCTCCCTGCTTGGCCACCCAGGAACAGCAGAGGGGAGCACACCCTGGGGCTGCCTGGACCAGGTCTGGTGCTTGTGCTCGATGCCCGGGCAGGAGCCAGTGGGGACAACAAGAGAACATGGCGAGATGCCTGCAGGGTGACAGCCCAGCTGTTTCCTGAGGCTGTGCTCGGACCCACCCCCTGCTCCCACCCAAGGGCCCCTTCCCACGTTGGGTCCTTCTGCCAGAGACCCTTGAGAAGGTACGGCTTAGGGAAGTGGTGTCGGGGCAAGGTGCCCCCACCCTGGGAAGTGGACAGGTCTCCTAGAGTCACATCTGCAGGGTTGCTGGCACAGGCCGACCCCAGGTGACCATGAGCTCGCCGCACTGCTTGGTCACTTGGCCAGGATGCATGTGGCCGGGGCACCAGGGCAGGACAGGGCCAGAGCTGAGTTGGCTGGCAGCAGAATCTGAGTGCCTAGGCAAACCTCTCGGTCCCCCACTGTGGGTCCTGACCCGCTCTGCCTCCAAGAGACGGCTGCCAGCCTCTGCAGCCCTTgtgcggggcggggtgggggacacTCGCACTGGCTCCACCCTGAGCTCTCTGCAGAGGTGCTTCCTCTCTGGGCCGCAGCTACACAGCAGGGCTGGGCCTGAGTCCTTCAGCCCAAATGGACTTCACAGAACAGAAACAACCCTGAAGGTCCAGCTCATGTGAAGCTGTTGATTCAAAAAGCCGGTCCCGAAGCAGCTGTGGGGTCAGCACTGTCTGCAGAGCCCATCCTCACGCTGGCCAGGGCTATCCTGACCCCAGCCTGTCCACCTCCCCGAGTCCATGCCGGCTGCTTCTCTAGGCCCTGCTGTGCCCTTGCCTGCTCCAGAGTCCGCCTGCCTCCAGAGCTCGTGGGGACAGGTTCCCCCTCCAGCTGGGGTGGCCCAGAGTCACTGACCATGAACGGAAGACTGCTGGACCAGGGTTGAGCTGCCAGGCTGGGCAGGGAGGAGCAGTCATCACAGGCACTCCCCTTCTGTGGGTACAGCCCTGGCGTGGCCCAGCCACCATTGCCCCAGGCCTTCCCATCTCTGCCAGGGCCATGCAGGCTCCCACAACCCTCATGCCCTCTTCGGCTCCGCCCTGCAGCCACCAGCCTCTCCCAGCTCGTCAACTCAGCAGGATGGCTTCCGCTTGGTCTCAGGAGTGAGGAAGTGCTCCTGCTCTTCCAGGCTCCCCGACTTGCTGAGTCTCCTCTCCTGGCTTTTGCAGACTCCCCTGCCACCATAACAACTGGGTTGAACAGGGGCCCCCAAGAGGTGCAGATGAGGTGTTTGAGAAGGTGCATGCCAAGGGGCTGAAGGGGAGAGGGTCTGAAGCACAGAAGCAGCAAAGAAGACACAGTCAGGTCTGGAAAAGCAAGGGAGGCTTCCTGTAGGAAGGCAGGCCTGGTCTCTGATGGGTCCAACAATCAGAGGAGGGTAGAGAGGACATCCGACCTCTGCACCAACCTCCAGGGCCACGCAGGGGGGCGTCCctggggagcaggagaggagaCACCTCACAGCCACCTAATCGTCACCCCAATGACCCAACCACATGACCCTCCACCCCTGCCTGCTTCCTGGTTTCACTACGAGACGGAGCCTCCTGATGTGTCCTCCGTGACGGCACGTGTGTGCAACGATGGGGCTGCTTCAGTGGTGCTGTGCGGCTGACACCGCAGCCTTGCCACGGAGCTGGCTGGTGGGGCATGGGACTCACCACTTGCCCACGATCTTGCTGGCGTAGCCGGCCCCCTTCAGCAGCGCCGGCAGCAGGAGCTCCGAGTCCGGGATGCCCCCCACTATCTCCTGCGGAGTGTAGGCTGTGGAGCAACGTAGCCCTTGAGCCGGGCACAAGGGAGGCCATGCACTGTGAGGATCGAGGGGCAGAGCCCTGGTGGGGGTGGCACCACCCAGGCACTTTTCAGGTCTTCCAGCTACGCCTCACTGTCAGCACTGTTACCAGGGTGGGACGGGCAAACATCCGGGGGCAGGGTCCGGACCTCAGGAGAGGGCCCACCCCTGGGGTCTCTGGAACACACCCACCTCCAAGGACCATGTGAAACCCCAACAGGTAAGGGAGCCCGCCCTGGAGCCTACCGTTCCTGGCGTGCCCGTTGGTGGTATAGAAGCCACTGCGGATGGGCAGACGTCCGGTGAGCAGAGCTGCCCTGGCTACGCAGAAGGGACACAACAGAAACGTGTGTCACACATCCAGCCTGAGGCTGGCCCTGCAGTGCCTGAGTCCCAGAAGCCCCTGGAGAGCCAGGTGGGCGCACAGCCTCCCGCCTTGTGCTCTCCAGCTCCTGAGACAGCCTGTGGGTCATGGCCAACACCCCCAGGATTACTCCTCATCCTGAGATCAGAGATTCTCCTCACCTGTAGGGCCCCCGCACCTCTGGCTGACAACCACTTCCCCAGCCCAGTGCCTCCTCTGAACGAGCCGCTGAACTCAACTTCATGAATGAACAGGCACTGCCAAGGTCCCCACATGCTCCAAACCCTTGGTGACCTCTGACAGCTCCAGTGGCCCCGTGTCCCTCACGGGGTGGATCCTGGGAGCTCCCCAGTGCCAGGATCTGATGGACGCCTGAGTCAAGGCTGCCCCTCTAcacccctgccccatccccatgCCTGCCCGCTGTGTCCCATCTCCTGGTCTGCAGGTCCCCCCACCCTGCCTCACCTCACTGCTGTCTCCCTGCTCCATgcgtgccccctgcccccacgccCCAGTGGCCTGAGCCAGCCCTGACTTACACGGGGAGCACAGGGGGTTGGCTGTGTAGAAGTTCGGGAAGAGCATCCCCTCCGCAGCCATCCGGTCCAAATTCGGGGTCTCTCTGGAAGGTTCTCCATACACCCCCAGGTCGCCCCACCCCATCTGCAGGAAGGAGCATGTGGAGGTCAGGTGAGAACACAGCCAGAGCTGCAGCCCCTGGTGCCCCAAGTGCAGCCAGGACACAGTCTGATGCTTCCCTGGTGCAGATGTCAGCCCACATGCTCACAGGGCACCAGCATCAA
Proteins encoded in this region:
- the GALNS gene encoding N-acetylgalactosamine-6-sulfatase isoform X2, translated to MAAVAVATRWWLLLVLSAAELGVTGAPQPPNILLLLMDDMGWGDLGVYGEPSRETPNLDRMAAEGMLFPNFYTANPLCSPSRAALLTGRLPIRSGFYTTNGHARNAYTPQEIVGGIPDSELLLPALLKGAGYASKIVGKWHLGHRPQFHPLKHGFDEWFGSPNCHFGPYDDKTRPNIPVYRDQEMVGRFYEEFPINLKTGEANLTQIYLQEALEFIQRQQAAHRPFFLYWAVDATHAPVYASKPFLGTSQRGRYGDAVRELDDSVGRILHLLRDLGIAENTFVFFTSDNGAALISAPRQGGSNGPFLCGKQTTFEGGMREPAIAWWPGHIPAGQVSHQLGSIMDLFTTSLSLAGLEPPRDRAIDGLDLLPTMLQGHLTDRPIFYYRGNTLMAVTLGQYKAHFWTWTNSWEEFKQGIDFCPGQNVSGVTTHSQEEHTKLPLIFHLGRDPGERFPLSIASIEYLDALRRITPVVQQHQEALVPGQPQLNVCNRAVMNWAPPGCEKLGKCLTPPESVPEKCSWPH
- the GALNS gene encoding N-acetylgalactosamine-6-sulfatase isoform X1 codes for the protein MAAVAVATRWWLLLVLSAAELGVTGAPQPPNILLLLMDDMGWGDLGVYGEPSRETPNLDRMAAEGMLFPNFYTANPLCSPSRAALLTGRLPIRSGFYTTNGHARNGLRCSTAYTPQEIVGGIPDSELLLPALLKGAGYASKIVGKWHLGHRPQFHPLKHGFDEWFGSPNCHFGPYDDKTRPNIPVYRDQEMVGRFYEEFPINLKTGEANLTQIYLQEALEFIQRQQAAHRPFFLYWAVDATHAPVYASKPFLGTSQRGRYGDAVRELDDSVGRILHLLRDLGIAENTFVFFTSDNGAALISAPRQGGSNGPFLCGKQTTFEGGMREPAIAWWPGHIPAGQVSHQLGSIMDLFTTSLSLAGLEPPRDRAIDGLDLLPTMLQGHLTDRPIFYYRGNTLMAVTLGQYKAHFWTWTNSWEEFKQGIDFCPGQNVSGVTTHSQEEHTKLPLIFHLGRDPGERFPLSIASIEYLDALRRITPVVQQHQEALVPGQPQLNVCNRAVMNWAPPGCEKLGKCLTPPESVPEKCSWPH